TCGCTTTTCCAGGTGAACCGGCTGTTGATATCCCGCGCCACAAAGGAAGCGCTGAGGTTGTTCAGCGGACGGAGAATGATACCGCAGTCGAAACCAAACGCCTTTGCATCCTCTCCGGCCATCTTCCAGAGGCTGACCTTGGTATTGATTCCCAGTGATATTCTTTTCCCCATGCTTTTCGCAAAGGACACCGCAAACGAATTACTACTGTCCCGGAGAAGTCCTGTCGGGTTGCCGTTAAGGTCCCGTCCCTGGATGCCGTCCGTTCCGGCGCCGATCCACGAAATCGCAAAATCGGCATCCGGCCCGATTCTGCTTCCGAAAGCCAGGTGAGTCATGAAGCGATCCATACTCATATAACGCCGGGAAACTGCCAACTGGCGTCCGTTCATGAGTGCGAGACCGGCCGGATTATAATAAGAGCTGTATATATCGCCTTCCACAGCACTGTAGGCATTTCCCATTCCCAGCGCTTTGGCGCCCGCTCCCATGCGCAGGAACTCTCCCGCCCAGGGGGTATACTTGTCTTCGGAGAAAGCAGTACCAGGCAGTAAACAGATCCTTATTAACGCCGCGGCCAGAGCGCAAAGAATAAACTTTCGCTCAGTCGAGAACCATGATTTTGCCACGAGCAGAATCCCCTTGTTGAGTTTTTATCCGATAAAAATAGACCCCGTTGGGAACAAGGGTGTTGTTCTTGTCCCTGCCGTCCCAGATTTCCTGGTAATCCCGGCCTCCGGCGCGAAAGACGCCGCTGACCAGGTCTCGCAGCAGCCTGCCATGATAATCATAGATGGCGATGGAAATACTGGCGTCTTTTTTCAGTGCAAAATGTATCCGTGTTTTTGAAAAATCGGCATCATGCCGGGAAGGAGAAAAAGGATTCGGGAAAGCATAGGTCTTTACATCGTCAAAGGCGGTGGATATGCCGACATCCTTTTCCCCGGTATCCAGTGTCTTTACACGGGTAACGCCGCGGAAAATCTTCCATGTTTTCCCCCAGTCGGTGGTGCGGGCAAGGCCGTTGGCGCCGGCAGCCCAGAGCGTATCGCTCACCACTAGCACGGATGATACTCTCTCTCCGTTTTTCCAGAAGAGATCATCCGACTCACGGATGTCCATTATATTCCAGTGAGCGCCCAGGTCTCTGGAAACGACCAGGCCTGAATCCGATGCGGCAAAAACTGTCGAATCCCCGAAAGCCGGATCGCTCGCCCCCTTGTGTCCGAAGGCAAAATTCCAGGCATTATACCTGGTGGTTTTATACTGCCATGTTTTGCCGTTGTCATCGGTGTGACAGATGCCGTACAATCCGAGGTTGGTGTAGACATAGTTATCGCAGCCGGCCCAGACATGGGTCTTTCCACCAATGATTTTATGCTCCACCGAGTACACCCAGTTGCCGGGTTTCGGATCGGAAAGATCACCGGCGTTGGAGGTGTTCCAGGAATAATTCGTCCAGGTTTTTCCACGGTCGAAACTGACATTCATTCCCTGAAAAGTTCCCACCCAGAGGGTATCGCCATAGGCGTCCGCACACTGCCCATGGTGGTTCGGGTTCGTAAGGTCGAGCGTTTCGTTGTTGGGAAGGATATTGGTCCAGGATTTTCCCACATCGGAGCTTTTCAGAAGAAAACCGGAAGTGGTGCTGCACCAGATGGTTCCCCGCGAAAGAACAATGTCGTACGTGGTGGTATACCGGCCGGGATTCGAGAGTCCGGCCCGATCAAGGAACATGTCTTTCACCGTGATATGCTTCCAGGACTTTCCCCGGTCCAGCGAGAGAGAAAGGCCGTCACCATAGGGCACCAGGTTTCCCAGGTATTCAGCGCTGTATCCCCAGGCGGCGATGAGGGTATCTCCCGATGCAGTCAGCGCGGAAATGGATCCCTGTCCGAATCCATTTGTCTGTTTATAGGAAATCCAGTCATACAGTCCCCCGCCCTCGCCAATCCGGCGATTAAGTGAACTTGATCCGCTTACCCACAGAGAATAGCCATCCCATGCCATGTCGCCGAGATCGTTGGCGCCCAGTCCGGCGGAAGGCGATGAAAACATGGCGGATAAACCGTTTGGTTCCGCGCTCACGGCGGATACCGAAAGATAAATTCCAAGAAACAAAACAATCGGTTTACTTATAAAATTCAATAAAAGCATCTCCCCTTCCCTTCATCTCCGTCCTGAAGGTTTAAGAAAAGTGAATAATTGCGGCCGAACATGCAATTTTCTTTCAAGCCGTTTCTGTACATATTGGTGGTACAACGGATGGATGTATGCATTCGGGCGAACAGTCGGGGTCATTTCTTTGAATGTGGAGCCTTATTCAAAAGTCGTTTTATACGTAATAATAGAGTTTTATATATGACGACAAAAATAATTGCGCATGTTTTGAGTGTTTAGATCCTGAAACGAGTTCAGGATGACACGTGTCATGCCGAACTTGTTGCCGCTTCGCGGGAACGATGAAACCGTTGCCGTTTCTCGGGAACGGTGAAACCGTTTCGGCATCTATCTTGTAAAGGGAAACGTAAAATATGTAGTCATGTATAACTACAGTCCCCCGTATGAACGGCGCGGGATAACCTCTCAGCCTTTTGTCTTGATGAGCAGCTTGTCGCCGGGCTTAATCATCCTTGGATTACGGATCTTGTTCCAGACCATGATATCTTTATAGCTCACCGCGTATTTTTGAGCAATCACATAGAGAGAATCATTTTCCTGAACAATATACGTGATATGATCGGGCTGTGTATCAGCCAAAACACCCTTGGCAGTTTTCTTCTGCTCCGGTTCAGCCTTCGCTGGGGAGGCTTTCTCGGTATTCACAGCAATTTCGACAGTATCAACCGAACCGGGAATATTCAGTTTTTGTCCGATTTTGAGCACAGCGCCCTGTTTCAGATTATTCGCCGCCAGGAGTGAAGATATCGTTATCCCGTATTTGCGCGCCACTTTGGATATGGTATCCCCTTTTCGAATCGTATACCCTTTTGCCACACTGACAGTTTTGATCTTTTCTTCTGGTATCTTGGCGTACTCAACAATAAATTTTTCCCGGCTTCCCTTAGGTATCTTGAGCTGATAAACATCTTTTCCGCCGGGAGTATATTCTCTGGTCAGTTCGCTATTAAGGTCTTTCAGAGCCTCTGCATCCACTCCGGCGCATTTGGCTGCAGTGTCAATTTTCGTATAAGGCCGGACCTCTGCAGTGTCAAACGCGTAAGGAGGTTCTTTTTCGATATTCTGGAATCCAAAAATCTCCGGCGCCTTGGAAATAATGAGCGCGGCCATGTACATCGGCACATAGTTGTCCGTTTCCTTGGGCAAATCTATCCGCCAGTAATCATTCAGTCCAGATTGCTGAGTGGAACGGCTGACTCTGCCGGCCCCGCAGTTATAGGCGGCCATAACCAGATTCCAGTCATCATACAGTTTGAAGAGGTCCTGGAGATGCTGGGCGGCGGCTTTGGTGGACTTTAGAACGTCTCTCCGTTCATCGATCCATTCGTTTCGTTCCAGGCCGTACAGCTTTCCGGTGGTGTAAATGAACTGCCAGAGACCGACTGCACGGGCGCGTGAAACCGCCCGGGGGTTCAGACCGCTCTCAATCATGCTCAGATATACCAGATCGACAGGAAGGTCCTCTTCTGCAAAAATCTTCTGCATCATGGGAATGTACCGGCCGCTCCGTGACTGCCATCTGGCCATGACGTCATGACCTTTGGTCTGGAAATAGTAAATACAATTTCTGACTTTTTCATTGAAATCGATCGGAACATCGCTCTTACGGGAAATTTTATTCACAATGTCTTTCAATTCCTCGAATGACCATTGCCCTGATTTGAACTGCTCTAAGTTGGAAAGGTCCGCTATCCAGGACCCAGGATCCTCACGGGCGATTTCGTCAGATTCCTGTAAAATTACTCCATATTCATGGGCGAGCGCCGATACGGTTGTATTAAACCGTGTAACGAGCGATTGATTGTTGATTTCATCAAGATTGACTTTGCCGTACAGCACGAATGCACTGTCAACAAGGGTTTCAGCCAGTCCGAAATCTCCTTCACGGTGAGCCGCGATGACCTTGTCATAATATGCAAGAATGTGGGCAAGAAGAGATTCTTCATGCTCATATTTTTGGATATTAGATGGATCTACTGGTGCAAACGTTAAGGTTGATTCGTTCTGTTTGATTTTCGGTACGCTACTCGTTATGCTCTTTACAGCGGGTGCGGAACATCCAACTGCTGTCAATAGAAAAAAACTCAGAGCAATTCCAAGAGTGTGGTTTTTCAATGAACTTACCCTTTCGTTTACTGATTGGCGACATTCTTAATTACCCAGAAAGCTCCTTTGAAACCAAAATCCTGCATAACTTTTACATTTATTTCCGCCTCTTTTCGCGTTTTGAAATCCCCCACCCGTACCCGGTAAAACGGCGCCTCGAACTCAATATACACATTCATGTTTACTTTGGAAAGAGCTTCTTCCCGGCATTTGTCAGCCGATTTACGATCCTCGAATATACCTATCTGCACTCGATATTCAAAGCTATTTGTTGACAGCTCAGATCTGGGGTTAATAACCGGCGTTTTTTCCTCCGTTCGTGAAATCTCGGTGGTTTGTTTCCTGGTGTCCGCAGGGACGGGAACGACTGCATTATTGCCCTTGGCATCGACAGAACCTTTGGTTGCATCGGTACCCGCAGCTTTCCCGGCAAATTCGTCTCCATACTCAAACGGATCTATATCTTCCATGGTACTCTGACGGTTTGGGATGGCCACCCCGCTCATACCGCATCCGGTGTTCATCAGAAGTGCGCAGATTATGCAAACTCCTATAAAATTATACATTTTTTTCATTTATCAACCTGTTTTTTGTAATTTTTTAAATTTGCGGCAATATTTCCAATGGTAACTTTGCTCGTCATCTTGACAGGTATCTTGTTTTTGTCGTCTGTAAGCCAGACCAAAAGCCTTCCTTTCTGGCTGAAAATACCCTCGGATTTCAGCAAAGGCTCAACCAGAAAGCAGGTGAATGAACCGGCCTCAACCGTTACTTTCTCTTTTTTGTGAACCATAATCTGGAGGGGATAGACCTTTCCATCGGCTAATACTTCTAATGTCTCCTTTTTTCCCACCCTGAGATCGAAGGTACGGATATAATACAAGGAGCTCAAAATATCCTGCACATACAGAGGAATTTCCACAAACGCCCGCTTTTCTTTGGTGCTCACCGCCAGGAGACGATCCTGATAGAGATCGACCAGTTCATCGAAAGAATATCCCCCCTCCCGCAGGTGCTTCTCAAATCGCCGTGAAAAGATTCCCTGCATGTCAATGAATGAATCAACCCGATCTCTGACTTTATAAAAAGAAGATATGAATTTGTTTGACTCGGCAGTGGTACGGATATGGTAGCACAACCCTCCGTTAATAAATTCCGAACCTATGACCGACATAGTTGCAATCCCGGCGCTGTAAAAACCATAATCGATGGAAAACACCAGATTTTCCCCCACATCAAACGTTTCATTTTTTTCTTTTCGGGGAATGAATTTTCCGATTGTGTATTTTTTTGCGATATCGGGCGGGATTTCACGGGCTTTAAGTATCGATGAAGCAGAAACTAATGTATCTGACATCGCTTGAGAGGAGGGAGCGGCCGGCTGAGGAAGTGTTTGGGACGGGGCAATACCTTCCCGGGGAGGCGGCGACGGAACGACGGCAGGGAATGATGACGATATATTTTTATTGTTTGAGAAGTCAACTAAAAAAATTGCCAGAAATACCAAAACCGTGGTAGGAAAAAATTTATTCACGTATCTCTCCAACTGCCAAAAAAAACAGCATTCTTACCTGTATTATCTTCTCTGGCATAAAATAATACATTATT
This region of Candidatus Latescibacter sp. genomic DNA includes:
- a CDS encoding PorV/PorQ family protein; the encoded protein is MAKSWFSTERKFILCALAAALIRICLLPGTAFSEDKYTPWAGEFLRMGAGAKALGMGNAYSAVEGDIYSSYYNPAGLALMNGRQLAVSRRYMSMDRFMTHLAFGSRIGPDADFAISWIGAGTDGIQGRDLNGNPTGLLRDSSNSFAVSFAKSMGKRISLGINTKVSLWKMAGEDAKAFGFDCGIILRPLNNLSASFVARDINSRFTWKSERWSQTISGADGQPMEKVDKLPLYYTIGLACRLLDDKLLLSAMTESVKDNPTGYDFGAAYTLMKALTLRGGIYNYTPSGGLDSGSVTAGFSVQVTRSIGFDYAYSADTIENDRINLVSLVLSYGE
- a CDS encoding DUF3108 domain-containing protein, producing MNKFFPTTVLVFLAIFLVDFSNNKNISSSFPAVVPSPPPREGIAPSQTLPQPAAPSSQAMSDTLVSASSILKAREIPPDIAKKYTIGKFIPRKEKNETFDVGENLVFSIDYGFYSAGIATMSVIGSEFINGGLCYHIRTTAESNKFISSFYKVRDRVDSFIDMQGIFSRRFEKHLREGGYSFDELVDLYQDRLLAVSTKEKRAFVEIPLYVQDILSSLYYIRTFDLRVGKKETLEVLADGKVYPLQIMVHKKEKVTVEAGSFTCFLVEPLLKSEGIFSQKGRLLVWLTDDKNKIPVKMTSKVTIGNIAANLKNYKKQVDK
- a CDS encoding gliding motility-associated C-terminal domain-containing protein; translation: MNFISKPIVLFLGIYLSVSAVSAEPNGLSAMFSSPSAGLGANDLGDMAWDGYSLWVSGSSSLNRRIGEGGGLYDWISYKQTNGFGQGSISALTASGDTLIAAWGYSAEYLGNLVPYGDGLSLSLDRGKSWKHITVKDMFLDRAGLSNPGRYTTTYDIVLSRGTIWCSTTSGFLLKSSDVGKSWTNILPNNETLDLTNPNHHGQCADAYGDTLWVGTFQGMNVSFDRGKTWTNYSWNTSNAGDLSDPKPGNWVYSVEHKIIGGKTHVWAGCDNYVYTNLGLYGICHTDDNGKTWQYKTTRYNAWNFAFGHKGASDPAFGDSTVFAASDSGLVVSRDLGAHWNIMDIRESDDLFWKNGERVSSVLVVSDTLWAAGANGLARTTDWGKTWKIFRGVTRVKTLDTGEKDVGISTAFDDVKTYAFPNPFSPSRHDADFSKTRIHFALKKDASISIAIYDYHGRLLRDLVSGVFRAGGRDYQEIWDGRDKNNTLVPNGVYFYRIKTQQGDSARGKIMVLD
- a CDS encoding LysM peptidoglycan-binding domain-containing protein, which gives rise to MKNHTLGIALSFFLLTAVGCSAPAVKSITSSVPKIKQNESTLTFAPVDPSNIQKYEHEESLLAHILAYYDKVIAAHREGDFGLAETLVDSAFVLYGKVNLDEINNQSLVTRFNTTVSALAHEYGVILQESDEIAREDPGSWIADLSNLEQFKSGQWSFEELKDIVNKISRKSDVPIDFNEKVRNCIYYFQTKGHDVMARWQSRSGRYIPMMQKIFAEEDLPVDLVYLSMIESGLNPRAVSRARAVGLWQFIYTTGKLYGLERNEWIDERRDVLKSTKAAAQHLQDLFKLYDDWNLVMAAYNCGAGRVSRSTQQSGLNDYWRIDLPKETDNYVPMYMAALIISKAPEIFGFQNIEKEPPYAFDTAEVRPYTKIDTAAKCAGVDAEALKDLNSELTREYTPGGKDVYQLKIPKGSREKFIVEYAKIPEEKIKTVSVAKGYTIRKGDTISKVARKYGITISSLLAANNLKQGAVLKIGQKLNIPGSVDTVEIAVNTEKASPAKAEPEQKKTAKGVLADTQPDHITYIVQENDSLYVIAQKYAVSYKDIMVWNKIRNPRMIKPGDKLLIKTKG
- a CDS encoding SPOR domain-containing protein, with translation MKKMYNFIGVCIICALLMNTGCGMSGVAIPNRQSTMEDIDPFEYGDEFAGKAAGTDATKGSVDAKGNNAVVPVPADTRKQTTEISRTEEKTPVINPRSELSTNSFEYRVQIGIFEDRKSADKCREEALSKVNMNVYIEFEAPFYRVRVGDFKTRKEAEINVKVMQDFGFKGAFWVIKNVANQ